Proteins from one Hymenobacter gelipurpurascens genomic window:
- a CDS encoding M28 family peptidase, whose protein sequence is MYKPSLLALLLAASCATSAVAQQAPEKVKTKVKRKNKTEATAPTAETQPTKQAPVDADWARTYGETITQADLRQHLTILASDAYEGRETGEKGQKMAAEYISKQFKDLGLTGPVQGSDNPYLQHFTMERSTWADGATLKVGGQTYTWMKDFYGTGNSPFQTETALQPVFAGYGIEQDGYSDYSGLGDVKGKDLIIMLGEPMNEKGTAVLGKDGQNSKWGTDFRAKSALASQKGARSVFFVDFNPNSNFEKLAARMTPYISRPSISFKDAKEAPRTVAFFVSPALGYKLLGTTAANVTKYTAATGKAGKPAASAFKPAKVLLKAPKKHEDFTTENVLGYLEGTDLKNEVLVLSAHYDHIGIINGEVNNGADDDGSGTVSVIEMAQAFTKAKAEGHGPRRSILFLTVTGEEKGLLGSEYYTDHPIFPLESTIADLNTDMVGRTDKDHEGKGDYVYVIGSDKLSSELHTILQNANQKYTQMDLDFRYNDPEDPNRFYYRSDHYNFAKHRIPVAFFFNGVHDDYHGAGDEVEKIEFPKTEKRARLVFYTAWDLANRDQRIVVDSNKK, encoded by the coding sequence ATGTACAAACCTTCCCTCCTAGCCCTGCTACTAGCGGCTAGCTGTGCTACTTCGGCGGTAGCCCAACAGGCCCCTGAAAAGGTCAAGACCAAAGTAAAGCGCAAGAACAAAACCGAAGCCACCGCGCCCACGGCCGAAACCCAGCCCACCAAGCAGGCTCCCGTTGATGCCGACTGGGCGCGTACGTACGGCGAAACCATCACGCAGGCCGACCTGCGTCAGCACCTGACCATCTTGGCTTCGGATGCGTACGAAGGCCGCGAGACCGGTGAGAAAGGCCAGAAAATGGCGGCGGAGTACATCAGCAAGCAGTTCAAGGACCTCGGCCTGACGGGCCCGGTGCAAGGCTCCGACAACCCGTATCTGCAGCACTTCACGATGGAGCGCAGCACCTGGGCCGATGGCGCCACGCTGAAAGTAGGCGGCCAGACCTACACCTGGATGAAGGATTTCTACGGCACCGGCAACTCGCCTTTCCAGACGGAAACAGCCCTTCAGCCGGTTTTCGCGGGCTACGGTATTGAGCAAGATGGCTACTCCGACTACAGTGGCCTAGGCGACGTGAAAGGCAAAGACTTGATTATCATGCTGGGCGAGCCCATGAATGAGAAGGGCACCGCCGTGCTGGGCAAAGACGGCCAAAACAGCAAATGGGGCACCGATTTCCGCGCCAAGTCTGCGCTGGCTTCGCAGAAAGGCGCCCGCTCGGTGTTCTTCGTCGATTTCAACCCCAACAGCAATTTCGAGAAGTTGGCGGCCCGCATGACGCCTTACATCAGCCGGCCCAGTATTTCCTTCAAGGATGCCAAGGAAGCGCCCCGCACGGTGGCTTTCTTTGTGTCGCCGGCTTTGGGCTACAAGCTCCTGGGCACCACGGCCGCCAACGTTACCAAATACACGGCCGCTACCGGCAAAGCCGGCAAGCCTGCCGCCAGCGCCTTCAAGCCAGCTAAAGTGCTGCTGAAAGCGCCTAAAAAGCACGAAGACTTCACGACGGAAAACGTGCTGGGCTACTTGGAAGGCACCGACCTCAAGAACGAGGTGCTGGTGCTTTCGGCGCACTACGACCACATCGGCATCATCAACGGTGAGGTAAACAACGGCGCCGACGACGATGGCTCGGGCACAGTTTCCGTGATTGAAATGGCGCAGGCCTTTACTAAAGCCAAAGCCGAAGGCCACGGCCCGCGCCGCAGCATCCTGTTCCTGACCGTAACCGGCGAGGAAAAAGGCCTGCTGGGCTCGGAGTACTATACTGACCACCCCATTTTCCCGCTGGAAAGCACTATTGCCGACCTGAACACCGACATGGTGGGCCGTACCGATAAGGACCACGAAGGCAAAGGCGACTATGTGTACGTGATTGGCTCCGACAAGCTTTCCTCAGAACTGCACACCATTCTGCAGAACGCCAACCAGAAGTACACCCAAATGGACCTCGACTTCCGCTACAACGATCCGGAAGACCCGAACCGCTTCTACTACCGCTCCGACCACTACAACTTCGCGAAGCACCGGATTCCGGTAGCCTTCTTCTTCAACGGCGTGCACGATGACTACCACGGTGCCGGCGACGAAGTAGAGAAGATCGAGTTTCCGAAGACGGAGAAGCGCGCCCGCCTGGTGTTTTATACCGCTTGGGATTTGGCTAACCGCGACCAGCGCATTGTAGTCGACTCGAATAAGAAGTAA
- the ispF gene encoding 2-C-methyl-D-erythritol 2,4-cyclodiphosphate synthase: protein MKIRTGFGYDVHQLQEGLPFWLGGIQVPHTHGALGHSDADVLIHVICDALLGAANLRDIGFHFPDTDPQYKGIDSKRLLAEVMRLLGERGYTVSNIDSTICLEAPKVNPHIAEMQRVLAEVMGIEENDISIKATTTEKLGFVGRREGVAAYASVLIVQP from the coding sequence ATGAAAATCCGTACCGGCTTCGGCTACGACGTTCACCAACTGCAGGAAGGCTTGCCGTTTTGGCTTGGCGGCATTCAGGTGCCGCACACCCACGGCGCGCTAGGCCACTCCGATGCCGATGTGCTCATCCATGTCATCTGCGACGCGCTGCTTGGCGCCGCCAACCTGCGCGACATCGGTTTCCATTTCCCCGACACCGACCCCCAATACAAGGGCATCGACAGCAAGCGGCTCTTGGCTGAGGTGATGCGTCTGCTCGGGGAGCGTGGCTACACGGTTTCCAACATCGATTCGACCATTTGCCTGGAAGCGCCCAAGGTGAATCCGCACATTGCCGAGATGCAGCGCGTGCTGGCCGAGGTGATGGGCATCGAAGAAAACGACATCAGCATCAAGGCCACTACCACCGAGAAGCTGGGCTTTGTAGGCCGCCGCGAAGGGGTTGCGGCTTATGCCTCGGTGCTCATTGTGCAACCCTAG
- a CDS encoding TetR/AcrR family transcriptional regulator, with translation MEVKDRILQAGRELFTRNGIKSVSMDDIATHLGISKKTLYKWFENKDQIVSAVMSSHLNGVQGECEMIIGKTRNAVDEMVQMMDWAKRQFADMNPSAIHDLRKYYPAAWNLFHAHKSKYILSQIQDNLRRGVAEGLYRADLDIEVLSRLRLAQIDILFDPTVFPHAEFDQPRVQMACNEHFLLGMVTLKGHKLINEYRHVTEEE, from the coding sequence ATGGAAGTGAAAGACAGAATTCTGCAAGCTGGCCGCGAGCTTTTCACGCGCAACGGCATCAAAAGTGTTTCGATGGACGACATCGCCACGCACTTGGGCATCTCCAAAAAAACCCTATATAAATGGTTTGAGAACAAAGACCAGATTGTGTCAGCGGTTATGTCCAGCCACCTGAACGGGGTGCAGGGCGAGTGCGAAATGATCATCGGCAAGACCCGCAACGCGGTTGACGAAATGGTGCAGATGATGGACTGGGCCAAACGCCAGTTCGCCGACATGAACCCAAGCGCCATTCACGATCTGCGCAAGTACTACCCTGCGGCCTGGAACCTGTTTCATGCCCATAAGAGCAAGTACATCCTGAGCCAAATTCAGGATAACCTGCGCCGGGGCGTGGCCGAAGGCCTCTACCGCGCCGACCTGGACATTGAAGTGCTTTCGCGCCTGCGCCTAGCCCAAATTGATATTCTGTTCGACCCCACCGTGTTTCCGCATGCCGAGTTCGATCAGCCGCGCGTGCAAATGGCATGTAACGAGCATTTCCTGCTGGGGATGGTCACGCTGAAAGGCCACAAGCTGATAAATGAGTACCGTCATGTGACGGAAGAAGAATAG
- a CDS encoding TolC family protein, translating into MKKNLRVLLLAAGPGLLAPAGAALAQTAPATQPALGAQQAIGTLPLTLQQAIDYAIQNKSTLLATRLGEQTARAKVGEIRAAGLPQVNVAANVADNFKLQKSLVDFGALSGASATTLTSADIAAAQGGQTVNLKNITLPSEPMPPQAFAFGLQWAGNSSASVSQLLFDGAYLIGLKAAKVYEQLAQKQTQQAEIDVVEQVSKAYYSTLVARERLQLLSRNVQRLDTLLYQTNETFKAGFAEKLDVQRLQVQRNNLVVEQQKASRLTELSVALLKFQMGLPQQQGVQLTDSLSAAVVDAGALRQRLGGANFATGGGVSGLGQVPTAPSNADAQNRQDQQTALSGARTGQLAAAFNYNNRIEFSTLETQQALAGLDLANRRAGAYPRLLATAAYGFSGSGKTAGDLFAFRGPDSRAGNGFPNQNWFGFGNVGLSLQIPVFDGFRRKYQVQQARIQQQTIERGFETLRQSIDLQDAQSRTTLINALDVLDNQKANLELASEVARVSRIKFKEGVGSNIEVVTAETSLRESQTNYYAALYDVLVAKVDRDKATGELYNQAKK; encoded by the coding sequence ATGAAGAAGAACCTCCGCGTTTTGTTGCTGGCTGCCGGGCCGGGCCTGCTGGCCCCCGCTGGCGCCGCCCTGGCGCAGACTGCCCCCGCAACCCAGCCCGCGCTGGGCGCGCAGCAAGCCATCGGCACATTGCCGCTGACGTTGCAGCAGGCCATCGACTACGCCATTCAGAACAAATCGACGCTGCTGGCTACGCGCTTAGGCGAGCAAACGGCCCGCGCTAAAGTGGGTGAAATTCGGGCAGCCGGCTTGCCTCAGGTGAACGTAGCCGCCAACGTGGCCGACAACTTTAAGCTGCAAAAGAGCTTGGTAGACTTTGGCGCACTAAGCGGTGCCTCGGCTACCACCCTTACCAGCGCCGATATTGCGGCTGCACAGGGTGGCCAAACGGTAAACCTGAAGAACATAACGCTGCCCTCTGAGCCCATGCCACCTCAGGCATTTGCCTTTGGTTTGCAGTGGGCCGGCAACAGTAGTGCCTCGGTATCGCAGCTGTTGTTTGATGGCGCCTACCTGATTGGCCTGAAAGCCGCGAAAGTGTACGAGCAGCTTGCTCAGAAGCAGACGCAGCAGGCCGAAATTGATGTGGTAGAGCAGGTAAGCAAAGCCTACTATAGCACTTTGGTGGCCCGGGAGCGTCTGCAGCTGCTTTCGCGCAACGTGCAGCGCCTCGATACCTTACTTTACCAAACCAACGAAACCTTTAAAGCAGGATTTGCTGAGAAGTTGGATGTGCAGCGCCTACAAGTGCAGCGTAACAACCTAGTGGTAGAGCAGCAGAAAGCCAGCCGTCTTACAGAGCTGAGCGTGGCGCTGCTGAAGTTCCAGATGGGCCTGCCCCAACAGCAAGGTGTGCAGCTTACCGATTCGTTGAGTGCTGCTGTGGTAGATGCCGGTGCTCTGCGCCAGCGTTTGGGCGGAGCCAACTTCGCCACAGGTGGTGGGGTTTCTGGCCTAGGCCAGGTGCCCACGGCTCCTAGCAATGCCGACGCGCAGAACCGTCAGGATCAGCAGACGGCTCTTAGCGGAGCCCGCACGGGTCAGTTGGCCGCAGCCTTCAACTATAACAACCGCATCGAGTTCAGTACCCTGGAAACCCAGCAGGCGTTGGCTGGCCTAGACCTGGCCAACCGTCGGGCAGGCGCTTACCCTCGCTTGTTGGCTACGGCTGCGTACGGCTTCTCGGGTTCTGGCAAGACGGCTGGCGACCTGTTCGCGTTCCGCGGCCCTGACTCCCGGGCGGGCAATGGTTTCCCCAACCAAAACTGGTTTGGTTTCGGCAACGTGGGTCTGAGCCTGCAAATACCGGTGTTTGATGGTTTTCGCCGCAAATACCAGGTGCAGCAGGCCCGCATTCAGCAGCAAACCATTGAGCGCGGCTTCGAAACCCTGCGCCAAAGCATTGACTTGCAGGATGCGCAAAGCCGCACCACGCTCATCAACGCCCTGGATGTACTCGATAACCAGAAAGCCAACTTGGAGCTGGCCAGCGAAGTTGCTCGCGTGTCGCGCATCAAGTTCAAGGAAGGCGTCGGCTCCAACATTGAAGTGGTAACCGCTGAAACCTCCCTGCGTGAGTCGCAAACCAACTACTACGCCGCCCTCTACGATGTGCTGGTAGCTAAAGTAGACCGCGACAAGGCGACCGGTGAACTGTACAATCAAGCCAAAAAATAA
- a CDS encoding efflux RND transporter periplasmic adaptor subunit has translation MKYSTSAVVLALGLLASCGQKDAKTELATLKKEQAANQAKIAELEAKAGESGEKPAIQAAPVSVIKVAPEAFNSYLELQGRIDFDQNATVASRAAGTLTSLRVQRGDQVRKGQVLATVDAAVLDASISELRTRMDLARVVYEKQSRLWKQEIGTEIQYLQAKNNYQALQSNLSTLNRQRALYSVVAPFAGTVDDVLPKLGETVAPGAPVVKLLSSGSTGKIVVDVSEAYASRIKVGDKALVTIPDLGAEDLPATVRVVTSTINPTSRTFTTELRLNSNKAGQLRPNMVANVRIQNYNRQDATVLPVDLVQKDEQNSFVLVVNDKGGQKVAAKRIIQIGNTYNGKVEVKSGLQPGDQVISAGYQNLNEGQAVSL, from the coding sequence ATGAAATACTCTACTTCTGCCGTTGTGTTAGCCCTAGGCCTGTTGGCCTCCTGCGGCCAGAAAGACGCCAAGACTGAATTGGCAACCCTGAAGAAAGAGCAGGCCGCCAACCAGGCTAAAATAGCCGAATTGGAAGCCAAAGCCGGCGAATCAGGCGAAAAGCCCGCTATTCAGGCCGCTCCGGTATCGGTTATTAAAGTCGCTCCCGAAGCTTTCAATAGCTACTTGGAGCTGCAAGGCCGCATCGACTTCGATCAGAACGCCACAGTAGCTTCTCGTGCTGCTGGTACACTGACGAGCCTGCGCGTGCAACGCGGCGACCAAGTGCGCAAAGGCCAAGTGCTGGCTACTGTAGATGCCGCCGTGCTGGATGCCAGCATTTCGGAGTTGCGCACTCGCATGGATTTGGCCCGCGTGGTCTATGAAAAGCAAAGCCGCCTCTGGAAGCAGGAAATCGGCACCGAGATTCAATACCTGCAGGCTAAGAACAACTACCAAGCTCTGCAAAGCAACCTCTCTACCCTCAACCGCCAGCGCGCACTCTATAGCGTAGTGGCTCCTTTCGCAGGTACGGTGGATGATGTACTGCCTAAGCTCGGCGAAACGGTAGCGCCTGGTGCGCCAGTCGTGAAACTGCTGAGCAGCGGCAGCACCGGCAAGATTGTGGTAGATGTATCGGAGGCCTACGCATCGCGCATCAAAGTCGGCGACAAAGCGCTGGTAACTATTCCCGATCTAGGCGCTGAGGATTTGCCCGCTACCGTGCGTGTAGTAACCAGCACCATCAACCCTACCAGCCGCACCTTCACCACGGAGCTGCGCCTGAACAGCAATAAAGCCGGTCAGCTGCGCCCCAATATGGTGGCCAACGTGCGCATCCAGAACTACAACCGTCAGGACGCCACCGTGCTGCCGGTAGATTTGGTGCAGAAAGATGAACAGAACAGCTTCGTGCTGGTAGTCAATGACAAAGGCGGTCAGAAAGTGGCGGCCAAGCGCATTATCCAGATCGGAAACACCTACAACGGCAAGGTTGAGGTCAAGAGTGGCCTACAGCCCGGCGACCAGGTGATTTCCGCAGGTTATCAGAATTTGAACGAGGGACAGGCCGTTAGCCTGTAG
- a CDS encoding efflux RND transporter permease subunit, whose translation MQDPEKEFKPTSWSIDNKTSIYIITLLLCVAGIFSYIKLGKEKFPDIVIPRIIVATIYPGTSPTDIENLVTRQLEKEIKSVNGVKKISSTSNQDYCIVDVEFNSGVDVQYAKQLIKDAVDKASNELPNDLPTPPTVQEVNLSELPIMNINLAGNLPVSQLKKFADDFQDKIEALPEITRVDIIGALDQQVNVDVDLNRLRASRLSFGDISAAIARENITISGGSVNVGEQKRAVRVAGQYVRAADIANIQVKNLNGSAVRLGDIATVTDAFKDRESYARLDGKTAVTLNVIKRQGENLIDASDKIKLIIEDSKKSLPKELTITVTGDTSNDTRVTLHDLINTIIIGFILVTLILMFFMGTTNALFVGLSVPISMFLAFVMLPVFGFALNMIVLFAFLLALGIVVDDAIVVIENTHRLLHEHPNLTTAQAAKYAAGEVFIPVLAGTLTTVAPFVPLMFWPGIVGSFMFYLPVTLILTLMSSLIVAFIMNPVFAVSFMEREDHHAEDNKPKLTRNFLIAMGVLTLIAVIGYLAGSTFVGNLTLTVIALCFLDKFVFIHMIAGFQTKVLPRFQNGYASLVGWAIKHPALIMVSMVVLFFVSIFAVGARSPKVDFFPSGDPKFVYTYLKMPVGTRVEVTDSVARVLEKRIAGVVGANNPDVESIITNVAIGASDPGEASASGTSQSNLAKIAVAFKEMSERTGPATITYMDKIREVVKGIPGAEISVDKESSGPPTGKPIAIEVAGDDYPTLIALSKNVARYIDSLKIGGVEQLRSNLEDRNPEIAVDIDRIRANREGISTAQIGSEVRTAIYGTEASKFKTPDDEYPIQVRYAEPYRSDVDAILNSPLTFRDATGAIRQVPISSVADVRYGTTYGGIKRKDVKRVITISSNVLSGFTGPDVVRQIETALKAYPTPPGYTIKMGGAQEDQQETSSFLGVAAFGAIALIFLVLVMQFNSVSKPILILTEILFSIIGVMLGLAITGMNISIVMTGVGVIALAGIVVKNGILLVEFTDILRAQGMPLREAIVLAGRTRLNPVILTATAATLGLIPLAIGLNIDFYELFNSGHANFFIGGESVTFWGPLAWTIIFGLVFATGITLIVVPVMYLLTESLKLRVFKKTDTLINETEVEAARPPVLAEY comes from the coding sequence ATGCAGGATCCAGAAAAAGAGTTCAAGCCGACCTCCTGGTCGATTGATAATAAAACCAGTATCTACATTATCACCTTGCTGCTATGCGTGGCGGGTATCTTCTCCTACATTAAGCTAGGGAAAGAGAAGTTTCCGGACATCGTGATTCCGCGTATCATCGTGGCCACGATTTACCCCGGCACTTCCCCCACCGATATCGAGAACTTGGTAACGCGCCAGCTCGAGAAGGAAATCAAGTCGGTGAACGGGGTGAAGAAAATCTCTTCGACCTCTAACCAGGACTATTGCATCGTGGACGTGGAGTTCAACTCCGGCGTTGACGTGCAGTATGCCAAGCAGCTCATCAAGGATGCCGTGGACAAGGCCAGCAACGAGCTGCCCAACGACTTGCCCACGCCGCCTACCGTGCAGGAAGTGAACCTCTCGGAGCTGCCCATCATGAACATTAACCTGGCCGGCAATCTGCCCGTGAGCCAGCTGAAGAAGTTTGCCGATGACTTCCAGGACAAGATTGAGGCCCTGCCCGAAATCACCCGCGTCGACATCATCGGTGCCCTGGATCAGCAAGTAAACGTGGATGTGGACCTGAACCGCCTGCGGGCTTCCCGCCTGAGCTTCGGCGACATCAGTGCCGCTATTGCCCGCGAGAACATTACTATCTCGGGTGGTTCCGTGAACGTAGGTGAGCAGAAGCGTGCAGTACGCGTGGCGGGCCAGTATGTGCGCGCCGCTGATATTGCCAACATTCAGGTGAAGAACCTGAACGGCTCGGCCGTACGTCTCGGCGACATTGCCACCGTGACGGATGCTTTCAAGGACCGCGAATCGTATGCCCGCCTTGATGGTAAAACGGCTGTAACCCTAAACGTCATTAAGCGCCAGGGCGAAAACCTGATTGATGCCTCGGATAAGATCAAGCTCATCATCGAAGACTCGAAGAAGAGCCTGCCCAAGGAGCTGACTATCACTGTAACCGGCGACACCTCAAACGATACCCGCGTTACCCTCCACGACCTGATCAACACCATCATCATCGGCTTCATTCTGGTGACGCTGATTCTGATGTTCTTCATGGGTACTACCAACGCACTGTTCGTAGGCCTGTCGGTTCCCATTTCCATGTTCCTGGCGTTCGTGATGCTGCCGGTGTTCGGCTTCGCCCTAAACATGATCGTGCTGTTCGCCTTCCTACTGGCCTTGGGTATTGTGGTCGATGACGCCATTGTGGTAATCGAAAACACCCACCGTCTGCTACATGAACACCCCAACCTGACGACGGCCCAAGCCGCCAAATATGCGGCCGGCGAGGTGTTCATTCCGGTGCTTGCTGGTACGCTGACCACGGTAGCACCGTTCGTGCCGCTCATGTTCTGGCCAGGCATTGTGGGCTCGTTCATGTTCTACTTGCCCGTAACGCTGATTCTGACCCTGATGTCGTCGCTGATTGTGGCCTTTATCATGAACCCGGTGTTTGCCGTGAGCTTCATGGAGCGCGAAGACCACCACGCCGAAGATAACAAGCCCAAGCTGACCCGCAACTTCTTGATTGCCATGGGTGTGCTGACCCTGATTGCCGTGATTGGCTACCTGGCCGGCTCTACCTTCGTGGGCAACCTGACGCTGACCGTTATTGCGCTGTGCTTCCTGGATAAGTTCGTGTTCATTCACATGATTGCGGGCTTCCAGACCAAAGTGTTACCCCGCTTCCAGAATGGCTACGCCAGCCTAGTAGGCTGGGCCATCAAGCACCCAGCGCTCATCATGGTGAGCATGGTAGTACTGTTCTTTGTGTCGATTTTCGCAGTAGGAGCCCGCAGCCCAAAGGTGGACTTCTTCCCCAGCGGTGATCCGAAGTTTGTGTACACCTACCTCAAGATGCCCGTGGGCACCCGAGTAGAGGTAACTGACTCGGTGGCCCGCGTGCTCGAGAAGCGCATTGCAGGTGTAGTGGGCGCCAATAACCCCGACGTAGAATCCATCATCACTAACGTGGCCATTGGTGCCAGCGACCCTGGCGAAGCCTCTGCTTCCGGTACGTCGCAGTCGAACCTGGCGAAGATTGCCGTGGCGTTCAAAGAAATGAGCGAGAGGACCGGACCGGCAACCATCACGTACATGGACAAAATCCGGGAAGTGGTGAAAGGCATTCCGGGCGCGGAAATCTCCGTGGATAAGGAATCAAGCGGCCCGCCAACGGGTAAGCCGATTGCCATTGAAGTTGCCGGCGACGACTATCCAACCCTGATTGCGCTATCGAAAAACGTAGCCCGTTACATCGATTCCTTGAAGATTGGTGGGGTAGAGCAGCTGCGCTCGAACCTGGAAGACCGCAACCCCGAAATTGCGGTGGATATCGACCGGATTCGTGCTAACCGTGAAGGCATCAGCACCGCCCAGATTGGCTCCGAGGTTCGGACCGCCATCTACGGTACCGAAGCCAGCAAATTCAAGACTCCTGACGACGAGTACCCGATTCAGGTGCGCTACGCCGAGCCCTACCGCTCTGATGTAGATGCTATCCTGAACTCGCCCCTGACGTTCCGCGATGCTACTGGTGCTATTCGCCAAGTGCCTATTTCCTCGGTGGCTGATGTGCGCTACGGCACTACCTATGGTGGTATCAAGCGCAAAGACGTGAAGCGCGTTATCACGATTTCCTCGAACGTGCTCAGCGGCTTTACTGGTCCCGATGTAGTACGTCAGATTGAGACGGCCCTGAAAGCTTATCCTACGCCTCCCGGCTACACCATCAAGATGGGTGGTGCACAGGAAGACCAGCAGGAAACCAGCAGCTTTCTGGGAGTAGCCGCCTTTGGCGCTATTGCCCTCATCTTCCTGGTGTTGGTAATGCAGTTCAACTCAGTGAGCAAGCCTATCCTGATCCTGACGGAAATCCTGTTCTCCATCATTGGCGTTATGCTAGGCCTAGCCATTACGGGCATGAACATCAGTATCGTAATGACGGGGGTAGGGGTAATTGCACTGGCCGGTATCGTGGTGAAAAACGGTATTCTGCTGGTTGAATTCACCGATATCCTGCGGGCGCAGGGTATGCCACTGCGCGAAGCCATTGTACTGGCCGGCCGTACCCGCCTCAACCCGGTTATCCTGACGGCAACTGCCGCTACGCTAGGCCTCATTCCGCTGGCCATCGGCCTGAACATCGACTTCTATGAGCTGTTCAACTCCGGTCACGCCAACTTCTTCATCGGGGGTGAGTCGGTAACATTCTGGGGCCCGCTGGCCTGGACCATCATTTTCGGTCTGGTGTTTGCGACCGGCATCACGCTTATTGTTGTGCCTGTTATGTATCTGCTGACCGAAAGCCTCAAGCTGCGGGTGTTCAAGAAAACAGATACGCTGATCAATGAGACGGAAGTAGAGGCGGCCCGTCCGCCAGTGCTGGCCGAATACTAA
- a CDS encoding acyl carrier protein gives MNISTTLAPKTIEQQVLRIISKRKAIKPRRLRVGSSLSTELGFDTVDVVDIILELERNFHIVIPDEVPLATVGDFVNYVASHAKAA, from the coding sequence ATGAACATTTCGACGACTCTCGCCCCCAAAACCATTGAGCAGCAGGTGCTGCGCATCATCAGCAAGCGCAAGGCTATTAAGCCGCGGCGCCTGCGTGTAGGTAGTAGCCTGAGCACGGAGCTGGGCTTTGATACCGTAGATGTGGTAGACATTATTCTGGAGCTGGAACGTAACTTCCACATTGTCATCCCCGATGAGGTTCCCCTCGCTACCGTGGGCGACTTTGTGAACTACGTTGCCTCTCACGCGAAGGCGGCCTAG
- a CDS encoding C40 family peptidase produces MKNSILYCLAAASMVLSFFFERTPATHPTAQGALVAQEASFLSGLLGTEEPHTATLRTASDSTEYSKYAQRLGIEPSFDTNKDLLATVVSWLGTPYRYGSNSKSGTDCSGFVTRVFKEVYGVTLQRSSRSMFANVKHVQKDDMQTGDLVFFRRGPGQPIYHVGIYLKDGKFAHSATNGGVMVSSLNQAYYSRNFYAAGRVENN; encoded by the coding sequence ATGAAAAACAGCATCCTGTATTGCCTCGCCGCGGCCTCGATGGTCCTCTCTTTTTTCTTTGAAAGAACTCCCGCAACTCACCCGACAGCACAGGGCGCCCTTGTAGCGCAGGAAGCGTCCTTCCTTAGTGGCCTACTAGGCACAGAGGAGCCGCACACCGCCACGCTGCGCACTGCTTCGGACTCGACGGAATACAGCAAATACGCACAACGCCTGGGCATTGAGCCCAGCTTCGATACCAACAAAGATCTGCTTGCTACGGTAGTTTCCTGGTTAGGAACTCCTTACCGCTACGGCAGCAACAGCAAAAGCGGCACCGATTGCTCCGGCTTCGTGACCCGCGTATTCAAGGAAGTGTATGGCGTAACGCTGCAGCGTAGCTCCCGCTCCATGTTTGCCAACGTGAAGCACGTGCAGAAAGACGACATGCAGACCGGCGACCTAGTTTTCTTTCGTCGGGGCCCAGGCCAGCCGATCTACCACGTAGGCATTTACCTGAAAGACGGCAAGTTTGCCCATTCGGCCACCAACGGCGGCGTCATGGTTAGCTCCCTGAACCAGGCCTACTACAGCCGCAACTTCTACGCTGCTGGCCGCGTGGAAAACAACTAG
- a CDS encoding FkbM family methyltransferase, with translation MMKQLRKLLVRTLGFESYIRLVSRVYLRLVGMGWGRQKYPELFFLEKIVRPGYVCVDIGANLGYYSVALSRLVGAQGKVLAVEPIPDFQAIWKDNVLLSHFNNLTLLPYALGGENTTVQMGTPERDGLLHHGMTKVAASNTQEQYARTYEVPMRVPDELFGQLERLDFVKCDVEGFEYEVFRHMQDTLRRFHPLIQTELNGLENRRGVAKLLAELGYKPFVLSERSELVPCSEAQLESAVTADFYFQPASSALNQATR, from the coding sequence ATGATGAAACAACTCCGCAAACTGTTGGTCCGCACGCTCGGTTTCGAGTCGTATATCCGCTTGGTAAGCCGCGTGTATTTGCGGCTAGTGGGCATGGGCTGGGGACGGCAGAAATATCCGGAGCTCTTCTTCCTGGAGAAAATAGTGCGTCCCGGCTATGTTTGCGTGGATATCGGAGCTAATCTGGGCTACTACTCCGTAGCATTGTCGCGGCTGGTGGGTGCGCAGGGAAAGGTGCTGGCCGTGGAGCCCATTCCCGATTTCCAGGCTATCTGGAAGGATAATGTGCTCTTAAGTCACTTCAACAACCTCACGCTGTTGCCTTATGCCCTGGGCGGCGAGAACACCACCGTGCAGATGGGCACGCCCGAGCGCGACGGCCTGCTGCACCACGGCATGACGAAAGTAGCCGCCAGCAACACCCAAGAGCAGTACGCCCGCACCTATGAAGTGCCTATGCGCGTACCCGACGAACTGTTTGGCCAGCTAGAGCGCCTTGATTTTGTAAAATGCGACGTTGAAGGCTTCGAGTACGAGGTATTCCGACATATGCAGGATACGTTGCGCCGCTTTCATCCGCTTATTCAGACGGAACTGAATGGCCTGGAAAACCGCCGCGGCGTGGCGAAACTCCTGGCGGAACTTGGGTACAAACCATTTGTGCTTTCTGAGCGTTCTGAATTAGTACCGTGTTCTGAGGCGCAACTAGAAAGCGCCGTCACGGCTGATTTTTACTTTCAACCAGCTTCCTCTGCTCTCAACCAGGCAACCCGTTAA